The following nucleotide sequence is from bacterium.
AAGGAAAAACAGGCGAAGCCTATGATGACGAAGAGCCCCACCCACGTCTCTACGTTTAACTTTCTCATGGAGTACTAAACCTCCTCGCTGCTGCTCGAATAGACAGGTCCCATCGTAATCTCCACAAAGGAGCGCACGTGCGCATTCTCGCTCCTCTGGAACTGCTCGGGGGGGAGGCATACCTGGATTTTGCACTCCGCCAGCAGGGCGACCTTGTCGGCCAGTTTGAAGATCTTGGGAACGTCGTGGCTGACGATGACCGCAGTATATCCCAATTCCTTCTGCGCTTTGTGGAAAAGTCTGTAAACTTCGTTCGCCTTGAGTATATCGAGCCCCGTGGTCGGCTCGTCGAAAAAGACGATCTTGGGGTTCAGGGCCAGCGCCCTGGCGAGCCCCGCCCTTTTTTTCATTCCGCCGGAAAGCTGCTCCGGGAATTTCTCCGAGGAATCGGGCAGATCCATCATCTCCAGCAGTTCCCCGACCCTGGCGGCGATCTTGCTCTCGGAAAGCCCTGTGCGCTCCCGTAGCGGCAGGGCGATATTGTCGAAGATATTCATGGAGTCGAGAAGCGCCGCGTTCTGGAAGAGGACGCCGAAATTCTTCCTCACTTCGGTGAGCTCGGCCCTCCCCAGGCGGGCGACGTCTTTTCCGAGGACCATCACCTTGCCGGAGTCGGGGGTGACGAGTCCGAGCATGTGCTTCAATATTACGCTCTTGCCCTGACCCGACGCGCCGACGATGACGAGAGTCTTGCCCTCGCTTACCCCCAGATCCAGGTTTTCGAGAACCACCTGGCTGCCGAAACTTTTGGTTACGCCCTGCAATTCTATGACGTTCACGGGATTCTCCTGCTAACCGTACCGGACACTAGATCATTAAGGCGCTGATGAGGTAATCCCAGACGAGCACGCCTACGGAGGCGAGGACGACGGCGTTTGTCGTCGCGCGGCTGACACCCTCCGCGCCGAAGCCGCCGAGCCTCTCTTTGTGGACGTAATAACCTTTCGAGGTGGATACCCAGACGGTCAGGAGCCCGAAGGCCAGGGCCTTGAACATCCCCATTTTAATGTCCGCGAAAACCACGGAATCGTACATCCCCTCGAAGTAGCTTCCCTGGCTTA
It contains:
- a CDS encoding ATP-binding cassette domain-containing protein; its protein translation is MNVIELQGVTKSFGSQVVLENLDLGVSEGKTLVIVGASGQGKSVILKHMLGLVTPDSGKVMVLGKDVARLGRAELTEVRKNFGVLFQNAALLDSMNIFDNIALPLRERTGLSESKIAARVGELLEMMDLPDSSEKFPEQLSGGMKKRAGLARALALNPKIVFFDEPTTGLDILKANEVYRLFHKAQKELGYTAVIVSHDVPKIFKLADKVALLAECKIQVCLPPEQFQRSENAHVRSFVEITMGPVYSSSSEEV